In Fusarium verticillioides 7600 chromosome 6, whole genome shotgun sequence, the sequence TCAGACACTATGCAGTCCAGTACTCTGCAGATTTGGGACGAACTGTATCTATATCAGGGAACACTATGGAAAAAGGAGTGCTCTCAGCGGCTGTAAAAGGTTATAACCAGAGGAGAACTTGGGCGGGAAGAGAGCTCTACGATGCAAGTGATGATCCAGTGGTAGTGGCCGCTAACGAGGATGAATAATTGaatcaagggcaaggagctAAAAGGACTTTAGCTTATTTTAAGCATACTCCGCTATAAGAAGCGATCTTTTCAGTACAGGACCAATGATCATTGTCATGTTTTCTATTGCCTCTTCTGGGAATGAAACAAAGCAACGAAATTGTCACGTCACATGAGTCACGGACCGGTTCCGGGCCAAGCAGGAAAGCGATTTCATGACTAAACGTAACGCTTTTTTGGAATCAAGTACATGGCGGAATGATTCACGCAGCATGCATGATTCCAAATCTCggagtcagtcagtcaaagCAATCAGTAGCGCGCTAACGCAAAGTCAACTAGCGCACCTCGTCTAAGCATGCGCATTGTGGTTTATTTCCGCGGAGATGGTGAGAGATGACTTGTGCTTCCTCAATACGAAGTCTGTATCCACCAGTTTCATTCGCATTCCCAAGTATCCAAGTTGCTGAGTTAATGGTTTTCCCGTCATGGTGGGGAGAAGTAGCACTGCCATTACCCAATTCCGTGAGGCGTATTAACAACTTTTCTTAGTCAGAACGACGACCGGTTTATGAGGccggcttcatcatgaccatggcCTGTGACTCAAAGGAACAACGCAAGTACTTATATACCGTACTTCGCCACGAAGCTCCAACTTGAAGTGCCATACCAAATCACATCATTTTCCAAGTCAATCGTCATGATCCTTTCTTCAGCCCACGTCGAGACGCGTATCCCTGTCTTGCGACAGCTGGTCCGCGACAACGCACTTGGCGTCCTCACCACCGCTATCCCCTCAGACAAGCACTCGCATATACAAGCCAGCCACATTCCATTCGTTCTCGATGTCCAAGACGAAGGGAGCGACACTGAGCTCGGAGTTCTGCGGGGCCACATCAACAGACAGAACCCCCAGAGCCAGGCGATGATTGCGGCGCTGGAAGGTAGCGGATCCAACGTCTTAGAACAGGAGGTTCTCGTCCTCTTCACGGCAGCGCCTCATCACTACGTCACCCCAAAGTTCTACACTGAGACAAAGCCAACTACTGCTAAAGTTGTGCCTACGTGGAACTACGCTGCTGTACAGGCCTATGGCCGCGCCACCCTCTACTACGACAGCAAGTCTGAAGCCTCGTCCAAGTTtctgcagaagcagctcgagtATCTCTCTGAACATACAGAAAAGTCGATTATGAAATACACCGGAAAGGGGGATCAACCTGGGCCCTGGAAGGTATCGGATGCGCCGGAACGCTATATTGAGctcatgaagaagaacatcatcgGCATCGAGATCTCTATCCATCGTCTCGAGGGCAAGTTCAAAATGAGCCAAGAAATGCGAAAGGGAGACCGAGAGGGTGTCATCAAGGGTTTCGCGAATATGGAATCGGAAGCTGCTCAGGTTATTTCGACTATGGTGCAGGAACGCAGTGATCTCAAGGAAGCACAAAACAAGTAGGGTGGGACACCGTCTTGATTCGATGTAGAGAATGTCAACGCTAGACAGCTGTAAACCTAGCTTATAGTAACTCATCTTGATCTTATAATATTGCTCGTAAATTGTGGCTATACTGACTTAACGTGCTTGTCTTCAGACTCTGAACGTGATGTGTGCAGTTCTTCACTAACTCCCGTATGAAATACAGTATCCTACCTCTCGACTTTGTTGTAATATAGCGGAATTTGATAAGCAGTTACTGCAACCTTGAAACTATTTCAGGCACTCAAAAACCTTTTTATGGGATGCGGGACCTTCGATGTAGAAATTGTGCATTATCACACAAAAGCATTGAGCATGCTAACTTGAGAGAATTCCTAGACCTCTTATATCGACTCTGGCGTTGGGTCTCTGAAATGAAAACATTAATATTGGCTCAGCTGTTGATCCCTGCATGATCATCCCTACGTAACATACCTACATGTTCGGGAAGCCACTGGGTTCATGTTATTAGGGTGGTGACATATATGTCGGTATCTATAATCAATACGCGATGGAAACAATACAGAGCATATTGTAACTCTGACGTTGATTTCCATCTTTCCGGGTCTATCTCTCGTTTAAATCATACTACATGTTGAAAACTTTATCGCCTCTAAGTACATACTCTAAGTCTACAAGCATCCTATAGTTTAAAATCGAACGATGTCTCTATCCTTCCATCCATTCTTCGACAAAAGTTCGGTGACGGTCGCTTCCATTGCTGGTGGTCCACAAAGAAGGACCATCTCTGCACTCCCTGGCGTTGGGGAACCGACCTCTGCTTCTAGGAGTTCTTGGCCTAGTCGGCCTCTACAGCCAGTCCATCCGTCGCAGGGCTTACTGAGTGTGTATACGACCCGGAACCGTTTGTTCTCCCTTTCTAAGCTGTCCAGTTGGTCCTTGCACAGGATATCTTCCTCACAGCGGTTACCGCTCAGAAGAAGACACTCAGTGAAGTCGCTATCATCAGAAGCTATGGCCCTGAGAATCTGGATCATGGGAGTTATGCCCGACCCAGCAGAGATCATGATGAATCGTTTTGTATAGCACTCCCTGCCCGAGATGGTGCAGTTGCCCCGTCCGGTGTATTCAAAGTTGCCAATAGGTCCTTTGAGCTCAACCAACGAGCCCATTGAAGCAAGATCGATTGTCGTTGTCATCTTGCCGCACTTCTTTGCGTCTTTATCATTGTAAATCTTAACCACTAGATCGACCTCGCCGGATTCGCAACGCGCAGCAATGGGAGTATAGGGTCGAACAATCTGCTCGCCCGAAATTGGATTCTTAAGGCGTAGGAAGATGTGCTTTCCGACGGGCAAGCCAAATTCCTGGCTGTCGTGCTGCCATTTGAGAGTGAAAAGGCGCGTGTCATGTGAGAGCCGTTGCTTTTCATGCAGGACCACCTTCTTCCAAGCATCCCTCTGGAGGAACGGAGCATCGGCTTCTTGAGGCTCAGGGGATATCAAGTTGGACGGCTCTGTGGATGATGAAAGTCTACCGATATGGTATGCAGGCAGTAGCTTCTCGGCTTCGTCACTATCTATTGAATTCCGTTAGCCTCGCAAGCTATAGtaatgatgatggccatACGTAGATCAAAAAAGTCCTCGGTAGCATCTGTTCCCGCTGCATCAAGCAGAATTGCATCGCCGCCCGGGTGCTGCGACAGGAAGCTAGAGATGTCATACACATTCTCTGCAATGCCGATCCAAACTCCTGTGTCAACACTGCGATGATTCTCTAATTCTTTCATCGTGATCCTCCTTTCTGAAGGAATGATCGCTCCATCTTGATCGACAGTGGAGTTGAAGTCCCCCATATCGCTCTCAGCACGTGTGCTATTCGGCAATGTGAAAGTTGGTTTTTGGTGTTTCAATTACAGAAAAGATAAAGTGTGCGGGTTGAGCTCATAGGGAGAAAGAGTGCGTCCTCAGGGAGGTTAAATCACCGCATCAAAGAGCAACTGGGAGGATGCCGGTTGACTCACAGTATGGACGAAATCCCATATGGAGTGATGGAGTCAGAAGCcatgaggaaaagaaaaacaagatGAGTCAAGTCTTTCATGGTAATTGCCCTTTCTTTGATTTCATGATTATCTGAGAATGTTGTAAACTTTCGAGCGGCTCGTGTCCTATCAAATCAAGGCAGCCAAGGCGGCCTTCTAGAGAATTGGATGGCTCCCCTTACGTAAATCTGTTGCAGGTTCGAGCATGACGATGGCCTCGTGGAGTAGGTATGCGAGTAAAAAAGAGCTAATTGTCATGTGAAAGTCGCATCTCCGGAATGAGTCAGTATCACGGAGATGCTTCAGCTTGAGGGTCCGAGGTATTTTACATAATCCGTGGGCCTTCGCTTGATTCCAAATAGCATATTCCGCATTCCTTCATGCTACCCACTCTAGTCATACCAGCATGAATTGCCATATGATACATCTTTTGAAACGTATTCCTTAATGTTGATGGCATTTGCCCATATTGTGCCACCGGCCCGGTGAAGCCAATGCTCCCAGAGATGTGGGTCTCATACGGGGTCAGTAAtttttatttacttatttcTCCCGCCTACTAACTAAATTAAGTAGAAAATAGCGAAGTGGCTTCTATTGAACAACCATTGATCCATGAACCCGTGATGACATAGAGCGGAAAGTCGATCCCTACCGGCTCAATAACACGGAAATGTCATTCTGAATCCCTCGGGCTTGCCATGGTCTGATTCAATCACTTCTGCCAGTCAAAGTTACTCATGCTAAGGTAATGCGCCAGGTCTTTTACGTTAATCGCCATTATATTCTCATCATTCTGAGACTTTAGCACAGTAAGCATAAGTCTCTTGTGAAGCACATATTACATCCCCTGACACGATATTGATATGAAGGCAGATAGACCTGTTTTTGCCTGCTATACTTATTTGGTTCTATAAGGAATTACACCGCGCATcgaggagaaggttgctgTTACTAGGAGGATTTCAACACAGTAAACCTCTTCTCTCGATGTTGATAGAGGGATATTTATGGACTAGTTATTTGAATCACAAGCGGCAAGCCACCACAATCCTTTCTTAGTTAAAATACTTAGTTATCAAGAACTCGAAACATAGGAATACCCCTTCGTTTAGGACTTGTGCCATCAGCATAGTAGTTCTAGACCTAGAGTTTTTCAGAAGATGTTCTTCGTCGAAATACAAGGCCAAATATATTGCCATCACTTTAGTGCTCCAAAATGCTTTTATTACTCATTTTCAACGCTGCCTTTATCTGTTTCACCCTCAAGGTCCTGCTTGCCACCAAGTCACAGACGCCAGACTAGAAATAGTGTCTGTGCCCTGAGTATCTCTACCATCCGGAATTGCCATCCAGTGGTGAGTCGACCATTTCGTATATCAAAGTACCACCTAAAAGCTCGTCGTTCATATCCTCAGTATAGGCTTTGGTGAGCCTCAAGCCGTGCACGGACGTTAGGCAACTCTGGCTTCCGCTCAAGGCATTTATAAAAGGCATCGGCCGCGTCTGAATGCTGACTATTACAGCTGTCGTACTAGAGATAGTGTTAGGAGACATATGGCCAGCTCAAGAGAGCGAAAGACGCACCAAAACGCCGATATTGTACCAAGGCTCCCAGATATGGGCACTCAGCTCAACAGCTCTAGTCAGGGCATCGAGGCaatctcgactttgaccGATATTAAAGTATAGAATGCCAAGTGTGATCCAGAACGAGGGACAGCAGCTCTCGAGAGATATCGCGGCTTGAAGACATTCGTAAGCCCTTTCGTAGTCTTTTGCCATCATACACACTCGACTCAACAGATACCAATTCTTGGGGATCGAACTGTCTGCAGCATCTTAGAAGCTAGGTCGATTAAAGATCTTCAGGGCCACTATACCTAGTTT encodes:
- a CDS encoding transcriptional regulator; this translates as MILSSAHVETRIPVLRQLVRDNALGVLTTAIPSDKHSHIQASHIPFVLDVQDEGSDTELGVLRGHINRQNPQSQAMIAALEGSGSNVLEQEVLVLFTAAPHHYVTPKFYTETKPTTAKVVPTWNYAAVQAYGRATLYYDSKSEASSKFLQKQLEYLSEHTEKSIMKYTGKGDQPGPWKVSDAPERYIELMKKNIIGIEISIHRLEGKFKMSQEMRKGDREGVIKGFANMESEAAQVISTMVQERSDLKEAQNK